From the genome of Cytophagia bacterium CHB2:
ATTTTGATTTTGGTCAGATGTTGTATGGCGGTGAGAAAAATTTCTTCTGCCGGCGCAACCAGAGTCAGGGCCTCGCCCACGGCTTTGGCGCGCGCCGTACGGCCGATGCGATGCACATAATCCTCCGGCTGGACCGGCACGTCATAATTTACGACGTGTGAAATTCCGTCGATATCGAGGCCGCGCGCGGCAATATCCGTTGCCACCAAAATGCGATAGCGCCGGTCGCGGAATCCCTCGAGCGCCGCTAGCCGCTGGCCCTGGGTGCGGTCGCCGTGAATATGCGCGGCTTTGAAGCCGTTTTCTTTCAACTGGCGCGCCAGGCGTTCGGTGCGAACCTTGGTGCGAGCAAAAATCAGAACCGACTCCATTTCGTATTGCCCGAGCAGCGTCATGAGCAAATCCGTTTTGAGATGGTGCGCCACCGGATAAGCCGACTGGCTCACGCCTTCTGCCGGCGCGGCTTGTCGCCCGATTTGAACCGTGGCGGGGTCGCGCAGGATTTGCTGGCTGAGTTGAAAAATCTCTTTGGGCATGGTGGCGGAAAACATCATGGTTTGCCGTTGCTGCGGCAAGCGCGCGATAATGCGCTTGACGTCGGGCAGAAAACCCATATCCAGCATGCGATCGGCCTCATCCAGCACGAGCACTTCCAGCCCGTCGAAGCGGCCGACGCCGTTCTTCATATGATCGAGTAAGCGGCCGGGCGTGGCCACGATAACGTCCGTGGCGAGGCGCAGAGCGCGTTCCTGCGGCGGCATACCGACGCCGCCGTAGATCGCGGCGGAATAAAGCTTGGTATAGGCGATCAGGCCTTGCAAGACTTCATTGATCTGAGCCGCCAGCTCGC
Proteins encoded in this window:
- a CDS encoding DEAD/DEAH box helicase; its protein translation is MSFQQFGLHADLLKALDRLGYHQPTPIQEQAIPIALTGRDLIGCAQTGTGKTAAFALPILNKLHPIMSGKIRALILTPTRELAAQINEVLQGLIAYTKLYSAAIYGGVGMPPQERALRLATDVIVATPGRLLDHMKNGVGRFDGLEVLVLDEADRMLDMGFLPDVKRIIARLPQQRQTMMFSATMPKEIFQLSQQILRDPATVQIGRQAAPAEGVSQSAYPVAHHLKTDLLMTLLGQYEMESVLIFARTKVRTERLARQLKENGFKAAHIHGDRTQGQRLAALEGFRDRRYRILVATDIAARGLDIDGISHVVNYDVPVQPEDYVHRIGRTARAKAVGEALTLVAPAEEIFLTAIQHLTKIKIPRQNIAEFDYSRASTTPPEERGRRQNNFTRRGFSRRPNGNGRSAAAGHSRTKSRSRRPAFN